The Ancylobacter sp. WKF20 genome contains a region encoding:
- a CDS encoding SprT family zinc-dependent metalloprotease: MLFRPAQPPAPKRAPPRATRPVVVEPASFRVRVGVEEIPVTLRRNPRARRYTLRVRAATRDVVLTLPARGTLNEAYDFARRHAGWIKVRLDKLPQTVAFAPGAVIPLRGVSHRIVHAPAARGTVWTGEAEGGPALMVAGEAAHVARRVTDFLKREAKRDLIEASRRHAAELGVTITRVTLRDTASRWGSCSAQGALSYSWRLIFAPPEVLDYLAAHEVAHRREMNHGPRFWATVDRLFPARERAEAWLKAHGAELHRYGAED; this comes from the coding sequence ATGCTCTTCCGCCCTGCGCAGCCTCCCGCCCCGAAACGCGCCCCGCCGCGGGCCACCCGTCCTGTCGTGGTGGAGCCCGCGAGCTTCCGCGTGCGGGTCGGCGTCGAGGAAATCCCCGTCACGCTGCGCCGCAATCCCCGCGCCCGCCGCTACACGCTGCGTGTGCGGGCGGCGACGCGCGACGTGGTGCTGACCCTGCCGGCGCGCGGCACGCTGAACGAGGCCTATGATTTCGCCCGCCGCCATGCCGGCTGGATCAAGGTGCGGCTGGACAAGCTGCCGCAAACCGTCGCCTTCGCGCCCGGCGCGGTGATCCCGCTGCGCGGCGTGTCCCACCGCATCGTTCATGCGCCGGCCGCGCGCGGCACGGTGTGGACCGGCGAGGCGGAAGGCGGGCCGGCGCTCATGGTCGCCGGCGAGGCGGCCCACGTCGCCCGGCGCGTCACCGATTTTCTCAAGCGCGAGGCCAAGCGCGATCTCATCGAGGCGTCCCGCCGCCATGCCGCCGAGCTGGGGGTGACGATCACCCGCGTCACGCTGCGCGACACGGCCAGCCGCTGGGGCTCTTGCTCGGCGCAGGGCGCGCTGTCCTATTCCTGGCGGCTGATCTTTGCCCCGCCGGAGGTGCTCGACTATCTCGCCGCCCATGAGGTGGCGCACCGGCGCGAGATGAACCATGGCCCGCGCTTCTGGGCGACGGTCGACCGGCTGTTTCCGGCGCGCGAGCGGGCGGAAGCGTGGCTGAAGGCGCATGGCGCGGAACTTCACCGCTACGGCGCGGAAGACTGA
- a CDS encoding [protein-PII] uridylyltransferase: MTEPRRRRADHPFRELFDLDAMRVELSALAASVMQGPASGREIELRGQLARRLKLAYQQGHKTAERWLMEEGSGRRCAERLSRLQDEIIQLVHELVVRYLYPSDNPSTSERMAIIAVGGYGRGLMAPGSDTDILFLLPYKQTAWGESVAEAMLYVLWDMGLKVGHATRSVDECIRQARADMTIRTGILEARLLLGERALFNELTSRFDAEVVQGTAAEFVAAKLTEREDRLKRGGQSRYVVEPNVKDGKGGLRDLHTLFWIAKYVYRVHETRELVAKGVFTDEEARIFRRCEDFLWSVRCHLHFVTGKAEERLSFDVQREMAERLGYVSHPGMRDVERFMKHYFLVAKDVGDLTAIVSAALEDRHDKPVPRLNRMIARLRRSPRRNFKETTDFIVDNDRINVADSSAFGRDPVNLIRIFHLAGKHGLAFHPDAMRLATRSLKLIDARVREHPEANRLFLEILCSRDSAEIVLRRMNETGVLGRFVPEFGRVVAMMQFNMYHSYTVDEHLIRSIGVLARIEQGDRPDFGLANELMQQIKNRQLLYVATFLHDIAKGRPEDHSVAGARVARKLCPRFGLSPSDTDTVAWLIEQHLTMSTIAQSRDLSDRKTIENFAAVVQSLERMRLLEILTTADIAAVGPGVWNNWKSQLLRTLYYETEPVVTGGFSESNRSQRVGRAQAEFRAAMKDWEAPALEAYAARHYPSYWLQTDRDQQVAHARFIVEAETAGRALATATKTDPARGITELTVFAPDHPKLLAVIAGACASAGAHIVDAQISTTTDGRALDTISLTRAFERDEDELRRADRIAGAIEKALSGEIRLPEVVAKKLTKRPRAFTVEPEVTLNNSWSNKHTVVEVSGLDRPGLLYGLTQTLSRLNLNIASAHVATFGERAVDVFYVTDLMGAKIMGAARHSAIRRALLAVLDADDEANAA, translated from the coding sequence TGGAACTCTCCGCCCTCGCCGCCTCCGTCATGCAGGGGCCCGCCTCGGGCCGCGAGATCGAGCTGCGCGGCCAGCTGGCCCGCCGGCTCAAGCTCGCCTACCAGCAGGGCCACAAGACCGCCGAGCGCTGGCTGATGGAGGAAGGCTCCGGCCGGCGCTGCGCCGAGCGGCTGTCGCGGCTGCAGGACGAGATCATCCAGCTCGTACATGAGCTGGTCGTGCGCTACCTCTACCCCTCCGACAACCCGTCGACCTCCGAGCGCATGGCGATCATCGCCGTCGGCGGTTATGGACGCGGGCTGATGGCGCCGGGCTCGGACACCGACATCCTGTTCCTCCTGCCCTACAAGCAGACCGCCTGGGGCGAGAGCGTCGCCGAGGCCATGCTCTATGTGCTCTGGGACATGGGGCTGAAGGTCGGCCACGCCACGCGCTCGGTCGACGAGTGCATCCGCCAGGCCCGCGCCGACATGACGATCCGCACCGGCATTCTCGAGGCGCGGCTGCTGCTCGGCGAGCGGGCCCTGTTCAACGAGCTCACCTCGCGCTTCGATGCGGAAGTGGTGCAGGGCACGGCCGCCGAATTCGTCGCCGCCAAGCTCACCGAGCGCGAGGACCGGCTGAAGCGCGGCGGCCAGTCGCGCTATGTGGTCGAGCCCAATGTGAAGGACGGCAAGGGCGGCCTGCGCGACCTGCACACGCTGTTCTGGATCGCCAAATATGTCTACCGCGTCCACGAGACGCGCGAACTCGTCGCCAAGGGCGTGTTCACCGATGAGGAAGCCCGCATCTTCCGCCGCTGCGAGGATTTCCTCTGGTCGGTGCGCTGCCATCTTCACTTCGTCACCGGCAAGGCGGAAGAGCGCCTGTCCTTCGACGTGCAGCGGGAAATGGCCGAGCGCCTCGGCTATGTCTCGCATCCCGGCATGCGCGACGTCGAACGCTTCATGAAGCACTATTTCCTCGTGGCGAAGGATGTCGGCGACCTCACCGCCATCGTCTCCGCCGCGCTGGAGGACCGCCACGACAAGCCGGTGCCGCGCCTCAACCGGATGATCGCCCGGCTGCGCCGCTCGCCGCGCCGCAACTTCAAGGAAACGACGGATTTCATCGTCGACAATGACCGCATCAATGTCGCCGATTCCAGCGCTTTCGGCCGTGATCCGGTCAACCTGATCCGCATCTTTCACCTCGCCGGCAAGCACGGCCTCGCCTTCCACCCGGACGCGATGCGCCTCGCCACCCGCTCGCTGAAGCTGATCGACGCGCGGGTGCGCGAGCACCCCGAAGCCAACCGGCTATTTCTGGAAATCCTGTGCTCGCGCGACAGCGCCGAGATCGTGCTGCGGCGGATGAACGAGACCGGCGTGCTCGGCCGCTTCGTGCCGGAATTCGGCCGCGTCGTCGCGATGATGCAGTTCAACATGTACCACTCCTACACGGTGGACGAGCATCTCATCCGCTCCATCGGCGTGCTCGCGCGCATCGAGCAGGGCGACCGGCCGGATTTCGGCCTCGCCAACGAGCTGATGCAGCAGATCAAGAACCGCCAGCTGCTCTATGTCGCGACCTTCCTGCACGACATCGCCAAGGGCCGGCCGGAGGACCACTCGGTCGCCGGCGCCCGCGTCGCCCGCAAGCTGTGCCCGCGCTTCGGCCTGTCGCCGAGCGACACGGACACGGTGGCCTGGCTGATCGAGCAGCACCTCACCATGTCCACCATCGCGCAGTCGCGCGATCTCTCCGACCGCAAGACCATCGAGAACTTCGCCGCCGTGGTGCAGAGCCTCGAACGGATGCGGCTCCTGGAAATCCTCACCACCGCCGACATTGCCGCGGTCGGGCCGGGCGTGTGGAACAACTGGAAATCCCAGCTCCTGCGCACGCTCTATTACGAGACCGAGCCGGTGGTCACCGGCGGCTTCTCGGAGAGCAACCGCTCCCAGCGCGTCGGCCGCGCGCAGGCCGAGTTCCGCGCCGCCATGAAGGACTGGGAGGCGCCGGCGCTCGAGGCCTATGCCGCGCGTCACTACCCGTCCTACTGGCTGCAGACCGACCGCGACCAGCAGGTCGCCCATGCCCGCTTCATCGTCGAGGCCGAGACGGCGGGCCGCGCGCTCGCCACCGCGACCAAGACCGACCCGGCGCGCGGCATCACCGAGCTCACCGTCTTCGCGCCGGACCATCCCAAGCTGCTGGCCGTCATCGCTGGCGCCTGCGCCAGCGCCGGGGCGCATATCGTCGACGCGCAGATCAGCACCACGACGGATGGGCGGGCGCTCGACACCATCTCGCTCACCCGCGCCTTCGAGCGCGACGAGGACGAGCTGCGCCGCGCCGACCGCATCGCCGGCGCCATCGAGAAGGCGCTGTCGGGCGAGATCCGGCTGCCCGAGGTGGTGGCGAAGAAGCTCACCAAGCGCCCGCGCGCCTTCACCGTCGAGCCCGAGGTGACGCTGAACAATTCGTGGTCGAACAAGCACACGGTGGTGGAGGTCTCCGGCCTCGACCGGCCGGGCCTGCTCTACGGCCTCACCCAGACGCTCTCGCGCCTCAACCTCAACATCGCCTCGGCGCATGTGGCGACCTTCGGCGAGCGGGCGGTCGACGTGTTCTACGTCACCGACCTGATGGGCGCGAAGATCATGGGCGCCGCCCGCCACTCCGCCATCCGCCGCGCCCTCCTCGCGGTGCTCGACGCGGACGACGAGGCGAACGCGGCGTAA
- a CDS encoding penicillin-binding protein 1A — protein sequence MFGRRGQIERREPVLGTPGFDGDLRLTADDRPTVASAPLARERASSGKARKGDAKDSAGSSKGRARGASGGGRGRGRKRGLISRLLYWGVVLGLWGVIAVGGLIFYEASQLPPIQNLAIPERPPTVIIQGADGKAIATRGEMGGANVPLRALPPYLPQAFVAIEDRRFYAHFGLDPLGLARAVVVNLTAGRLREGGSTLTQQLAKNLFLTQERTLSRKIQELILSIWLETKYSKNEILELYMNRVYFGAGAYGVEAAAQRYFGKSARQVTLSEAAMLAGLVKSPSSLAPTRNLDGAQARAEVVLAAMRDAGFISGEMQQAALARPATLAKGQGPDSTGYVADWVMEQLKSIVGPITQDIIVQTTIEPSLQAAADRALKDTLAKSGKKFGVEQGAVVVMDTDGGVRALVGGRSYEESQFNRAITAKRQPGSSFKPFVYLTAMERGLTPESVREDAPIQIKGWKPENFSKDYRGPVELKTALAFSLNTVAVRLALEVGPEEVIKTAHRLGITSKLEPNASIALGTSEVSLLEMASAYAPFANGGIGITPHVIERVRDKSGTVLHAYAQPSRGMVMAPPHVAMMNRMMQDVLVVGTARRADLPGWPAAGKTGTSQDYRDAWFLGYTGRFVAGVWLGNDDASPTKKAGGSGLPVDIWSQVMKAAHKDMPPVALPGAGTYLPGGTVPPGEVPDEPVVTGGPQPATRSAPKPGLDNWLMEKLFGRS from the coding sequence ATGTTCGGACGGCGCGGTCAGATCGAGCGGCGGGAGCCGGTGCTGGGCACGCCCGGCTTCGACGGCGACCTGCGCCTGACCGCCGACGACCGCCCGACGGTGGCCTCCGCGCCCCTCGCCCGCGAGCGCGCCTCCAGCGGCAAGGCCCGCAAGGGGGACGCCAAGGACAGCGCCGGCAGCAGCAAAGGCCGCGCGCGCGGCGCCTCCGGCGGCGGGCGCGGGCGGGGCCGCAAGCGCGGGCTCATCAGTCGGCTGCTCTATTGGGGCGTGGTCCTCGGCCTCTGGGGCGTGATCGCGGTGGGCGGCCTCATCTTCTATGAGGCGAGCCAGCTCCCGCCCATCCAGAACCTCGCCATTCCCGAGCGGCCGCCCACGGTCATCATCCAGGGCGCGGACGGCAAGGCGATCGCCACGCGCGGCGAGATGGGCGGGGCGAATGTGCCGCTGCGCGCGCTGCCGCCCTATCTGCCGCAGGCTTTCGTCGCCATCGAGGACCGGCGCTTCTATGCGCATTTCGGCCTCGACCCGCTGGGCCTTGCCCGCGCCGTGGTGGTCAACCTCACCGCCGGCCGGCTGCGCGAGGGCGGCTCGACGCTGACCCAGCAGCTCGCCAAGAACCTGTTCCTGACACAGGAGCGCACCCTCTCGCGCAAGATCCAGGAACTGATCCTGTCGATCTGGCTGGAGACCAAATACTCGAAGAACGAGATCCTCGAACTCTATATGAACCGCGTCTATTTCGGCGCGGGCGCCTATGGCGTCGAGGCCGCCGCGCAGCGCTATTTCGGCAAGTCCGCGCGGCAGGTCACGCTGTCGGAAGCGGCGATGCTGGCCGGCCTCGTCAAATCCCCCTCCTCCCTCGCCCCGACCCGGAATCTCGATGGCGCGCAGGCCCGCGCCGAGGTGGTGCTGGCGGCGATGCGTGACGCGGGCTTCATCTCGGGCGAGATGCAGCAGGCCGCGCTCGCCCGCCCGGCGACACTGGCCAAGGGCCAGGGACCGGATTCCACCGGCTATGTCGCCGACTGGGTGATGGAGCAGCTCAAATCCATCGTCGGGCCGATCACGCAGGACATCATCGTCCAGACCACCATCGAGCCGAGCCTGCAGGCGGCGGCGGACCGGGCGCTGAAGGACACGCTGGCCAAGAGCGGCAAGAAGTTCGGCGTCGAGCAGGGCGCCGTGGTGGTGATGGACACCGATGGCGGCGTGCGGGCGCTGGTCGGCGGGCGCTCCTATGAGGAGAGCCAGTTCAACCGCGCCATCACGGCGAAACGCCAGCCGGGCTCCTCCTTCAAGCCCTTCGTCTACCTCACCGCCATGGAGCGCGGGCTCACGCCCGAGAGCGTGCGCGAGGACGCGCCGATCCAGATCAAGGGCTGGAAGCCGGAGAATTTCTCCAAGGATTATCGCGGCCCGGTGGAGCTGAAGACGGCGCTCGCCTTCTCGCTCAACACCGTCGCCGTGCGCCTCGCGCTGGAAGTCGGGCCCGAAGAGGTCATCAAGACCGCGCACCGGCTCGGCATCACCTCCAAGCTCGAGCCCAACGCCTCCATCGCGCTCGGCACGTCGGAAGTCTCGCTCTTGGAGATGGCGAGCGCCTATGCGCCCTTCGCCAATGGCGGCATCGGCATCACGCCCCATGTCATCGAACGGGTGCGCGACAAGTCCGGCACGGTGCTCCACGCCTATGCCCAGCCGAGCCGCGGCATGGTGATGGCGCCGCCGCATGTGGCGATGATGAACCGCATGATGCAGGACGTGCTGGTGGTCGGCACGGCGCGGCGGGCGGACCTGCCGGGCTGGCCGGCGGCGGGCAAGACCGGCACCAGCCAGGATTACCGCGACGCCTGGTTCCTCGGCTATACCGGCCGCTTCGTCGCCGGCGTGTGGCTCGGCAATGACGATGCCTCGCCGACCAAGAAGGCCGGCGGCTCCGGCCTGCCGGTCGACATCTGGAGCCAGGTGATGAAAGCGGCGCACAAGGACATGCCGCCCGTCGCCCTGCCCGGCGCGGGCACCTATCTGCCGGGTGGCACGGTTCCGCCGGGCGAGGTGCCGGACGAACCGGTGGTCACCGGCGGCCCGCAGCCCGCCACGCGCAGCGCGCCGAAGCCGGGCCTCGACAACTGGCTGATGGAAAAGCTGTTCGGTCGAAGCTGA
- a CDS encoding AEC family transporter, whose amino-acid sequence MHEIALILVCLALGVVLRWSGRLPDNAGKVLSGWVINVALPAAALESFHKLTVHPDWWLAAATPWLGVAVAIAVLVPLCRALGWSRGRTGALILGAGWGNTSFVGLPMIAAFAGSQWLGLGIVIDLFGSYLALSTLGLAIAAVASEGRLDLKAVGKRIATFPPFIAILIAFATNHLDRPDWLDQIVTALAATLTPLALAAVGYALRIDRLKHHLAPLSVGLTHRLLLAPALLIGMYAALGDTSDPVAKIAMLEMAMPPMLGASVIAMDNDLEPDLIAALIGIGVPLSMLTAFGWWTLIAGF is encoded by the coding sequence GTGCATGAGATCGCGCTGATATTGGTGTGCCTCGCCTTGGGCGTGGTGCTGCGCTGGAGCGGGCGGCTGCCGGACAATGCCGGCAAGGTGCTGTCCGGCTGGGTGATCAATGTCGCGCTGCCGGCGGCGGCGCTGGAGAGTTTTCACAAGCTCACCGTCCATCCCGACTGGTGGCTGGCGGCGGCGACGCCGTGGCTGGGCGTGGCTGTCGCCATCGCCGTGCTGGTGCCGCTGTGCCGGGCGCTCGGCTGGTCGCGCGGGCGCACCGGGGCGCTGATCCTCGGCGCGGGCTGGGGCAACACCTCCTTTGTCGGCCTGCCGATGATCGCCGCCTTCGCGGGCAGCCAGTGGCTGGGCCTCGGCATCGTCATCGACCTGTTCGGCTCCTATCTCGCGCTCTCGACGCTGGGCCTTGCCATCGCGGCGGTGGCGAGCGAGGGCCGGCTGGACCTGAAGGCCGTGGGCAAGCGCATCGCCACCTTCCCGCCCTTCATCGCCATCCTCATCGCCTTCGCCACCAACCATCTCGACCGGCCGGACTGGCTCGACCAGATCGTCACCGCGCTGGCTGCCACGCTCACGCCGCTGGCACTCGCCGCCGTGGGCTACGCGCTGCGCATCGACCGGCTGAAGCACCATCTGGCGCCGCTCAGCGTGGGGCTCACGCACCGGCTGCTCCTCGCCCCGGCGCTGCTCATCGGGATGTATGCCGCGCTCGGCGACACCTCGGACCCGGTGGCGAAAATCGCCATGCTGGAAATGGCCATGCCGCCCATGCTCGGCGCCAGCGTCATCGCCATGGACAACGATCTCGAACCCGACCTGATCGCCGCGCTGATCGGCATCGGCGTGCCGCTCTCCATGCTCACCGCCTTCGGCTGGTGGACGCTGATCGCGGGCTTCTGA
- a CDS encoding GcrA family cell cycle regulator, whose translation MNWTDERVELLKKLWSEGLSASQIAAELGGVTRNAVIGKVHRLGLSGRAKAVAAPAARPRKPRPTTSAPAARPMVQGNTALAPVLHPVIEPEPVEMPDPVANVVPMADRCTILNLTEFTCRWPVGDPGKADFFYCGSRTKTGLPYCAYHARIAYQPVQDRNRRRVAR comes from the coding sequence ATGAACTGGACGGATGAGCGCGTCGAGCTGCTCAAGAAACTCTGGTCCGAGGGCCTCTCGGCCAGTCAGATCGCCGCGGAGCTCGGGGGCGTCACCCGTAACGCCGTCATCGGCAAGGTTCACCGGCTCGGCCTGTCGGGCCGCGCCAAGGCAGTGGCCGCGCCGGCCGCCCGTCCGCGCAAGCCGCGCCCGACCACCAGCGCCCCGGCGGCCCGCCCGATGGTTCAGGGCAACACGGCTCTCGCCCCGGTCCTGCACCCGGTGATCGAGCCCGAGCCGGTCGAAATGCCCGATCCGGTTGCCAATGTCGTGCCGATGGCCGACCGCTGCACCATTCTGAACCTCACCGAATTCACCTGCCGCTGGCCGGTGGGCGATCCGGGCAAGGCGGACTTCTTCTATTGCGGCAGCCGCACCAAGACCGGCTTGCCCTATTGCGCCTATCACGCGCGCATCGCCTACCAGCCGGTCCAGGACCGCAACCGCCGCCGCGTGGCGCGCTGA
- a CDS encoding Spy/CpxP family protein refolding chaperone gives MTRTAPLTTRLLAGAALSLAFALPAAAQATPPAEPAITMVDIYSEADAQAALDARLIALKTVIGLKPDQEKLWTPVEAALRQAAKNANDRAVARAKAEPAQNFLDVLERVADAEAARAADLKSVISAAKPLVAALSEEQKRRIPAFLGMTDIPGKPQPTLELWIFEAEQE, from the coding sequence ATGACACGTACTGCCCCCCTCACGACCCGCCTGCTGGCGGGCGCCGCTCTGTCGCTCGCCTTCGCGCTGCCGGCGGCCGCGCAGGCAACGCCGCCGGCGGAACCGGCGATCACCATGGTCGACATCTACAGCGAGGCCGACGCCCAGGCCGCGCTCGACGCCCGGCTGATCGCGCTGAAGACGGTGATCGGCCTCAAGCCGGACCAGGAAAAGCTCTGGACGCCGGTCGAGGCCGCCCTGCGCCAGGCCGCCAAGAATGCCAATGACCGGGCGGTTGCCCGCGCCAAGGCGGAGCCGGCGCAGAACTTCCTCGACGTGCTGGAGCGCGTCGCCGACGCGGAAGCCGCGCGGGCGGCGGACCTCAAGTCCGTCATCAGCGCCGCCAAGCCGCTGGTCGCCGCGCTCAGCGAAGAGCAGAAGCGCCGGATCCCGGCCTTTCTCGGCATGACCGACATTCCCGGCAAGCCGCAGCCGACGCTGGAGCTGTGGATCTTCGAGGCCGAGCAGGAGTGA
- a CDS encoding amidohydrolase family protein, which produces MKIALEEHVVFPAFLDYLAHAMPKVTPGVYADIVAQLSDFGERRLAAMDAAGVGRAVLSLSGPGVQIERDTAVALRGARLANDLLATEIQRRPDRYAGFAHLALQDPLGAADELERCVRELGFVGAMVNGHTLGVYLDDPRFAPFWERLEALDVPLYLHPDDSFVKPYVLEGCDELLKPTWEWTFETASHALRLVFAGVFDRYPRARLILGHMGETLPYVLWRLDSRAALTTGNRPLAAPPSHYLRSNVYVTTSGQCADVPLIAALSALGEDRVLFSIDYPYEDSATAARFIENAAIDETVRDKVCRRNAEALLRLPAG; this is translated from the coding sequence ATGAAGATCGCGCTTGAAGAACACGTCGTCTTCCCGGCTTTCCTCGACTATCTCGCCCACGCCATGCCGAAGGTGACACCGGGGGTCTATGCCGACATCGTCGCCCAGCTCTCGGATTTCGGCGAGCGGCGGCTCGCCGCCATGGACGCGGCGGGGGTCGGCCGGGCGGTGCTCTCGCTCTCCGGTCCGGGGGTGCAGATCGAGCGCGACACCGCCGTCGCGCTGCGCGGCGCGCGGCTGGCGAACGACCTCCTCGCCACGGAGATTCAGCGCCGGCCGGACCGCTATGCCGGCTTCGCGCATCTCGCTCTGCAGGATCCCCTGGGCGCCGCCGACGAGCTGGAACGCTGCGTGCGCGAGCTCGGTTTCGTCGGCGCCATGGTCAATGGCCACACGCTCGGCGTCTATCTCGACGACCCGCGCTTCGCCCCGTTCTGGGAGCGGCTCGAGGCGCTCGACGTGCCGCTCTATTTGCATCCCGACGACAGCTTCGTGAAGCCCTATGTGCTGGAAGGCTGCGACGAGCTGCTGAAGCCGACCTGGGAATGGACCTTCGAGACCGCCTCGCACGCGCTGCGGCTGGTCTTTGCCGGGGTGTTCGACCGCTACCCGCGCGCCAGGCTCATTCTCGGCCATATGGGCGAGACCCTGCCCTATGTGCTCTGGCGCCTCGACAGCCGGGCGGCGCTGACCACCGGCAACCGCCCGCTCGCCGCGCCGCCCTCGCATTATCTGCGCAGCAATGTCTACGTCACCACCTCCGGCCAATGCGCCGACGTGCCGCTCATCGCCGCGCTCTCGGCGCTGGGCGAGGACCGGGTGCTGTTCTCCATCGACTACCCCTATGAGGACTCCGCCACCGCCGCCCGCTTCATCGAGAACGCGGCGATCGACGAGACGGTGCGCGACAAGGTCTGCCGCCGCAACGCCGAAGCCCTGCTGCGCCTGCCGGCCGGCTGA